A genomic window from Streptomyces mirabilis includes:
- a CDS encoding sodium:solute symporter family protein: MHAPTYLAAGLRLPTNGLDYTILGIYFVVVLGIGFAAKASVKTSLDFFLSGRSLPAWITGLAFISANLGATEILGMAANSAQYGVYTVHWYWIGAIPAMVFLGLVMMPFYYGSKVRSVPEFLLLRFDKAAHLLSSILFAFAAILIAGVNLYSLAIVVEALLGWPQWVAIVIAGFFVLAYITLGGLSSAIYNEVLQFFVILAALIPIAALGLKRVGGWDGLTHSLHTTHGSDFTTAWGGTGIGHVNPLGANWLTIVLGLGFVLSFGYWTTNFAEVQRALSAKNLSAAQRTPLIAAFPKIFIVFLVMIPGLVAAVLVPRIGTSGSNLQYNDAVPYLMQELLPNGVLGIAVTGLLAAFMAGMAANVSSFNTVFTSDIWRRYVVTDREDSYYVRFGRLITVIGVLASIGTAFLASSFSNIMAYLQTLFSFFNVPMFVAFIVGMFWKRASAKSGFWGLLAGTTAAMVNYFVIYKQGIIAIPSDQGANFVSAIAGFVAGAVVMVAVSLFTAPKPAEDLQGLVYGTVSPGMAEPPAVGDDAWYRRPALLGWGALILAAACYIPFSF, translated from the coding sequence ATGCATGCCCCCACATACCTCGCCGCAGGGCTCCGGCTCCCCACGAACGGGCTCGACTACACGATCCTCGGCATCTACTTCGTCGTCGTGCTCGGCATCGGTTTCGCCGCCAAGGCCTCGGTCAAAACCAGCCTCGACTTCTTCCTCTCCGGGCGGTCGCTGCCCGCCTGGATCACCGGCCTCGCGTTCATCTCCGCCAACCTCGGCGCGACCGAGATCCTGGGGATGGCCGCGAACAGCGCGCAGTACGGCGTCTACACCGTGCACTGGTACTGGATCGGCGCGATCCCCGCCATGGTGTTCCTGGGCCTGGTGATGATGCCGTTCTACTACGGCTCGAAGGTCCGCTCGGTCCCGGAGTTCCTGCTCCTGCGCTTCGACAAGGCGGCGCACCTGCTGAGTTCGATCCTGTTCGCCTTCGCGGCGATCCTGATCGCCGGCGTCAACCTGTACTCACTGGCGATCGTGGTCGAGGCCCTGCTCGGCTGGCCGCAGTGGGTGGCGATCGTGATCGCGGGGTTCTTCGTCCTGGCGTACATCACGCTCGGCGGCCTGTCCTCGGCGATCTACAACGAGGTGCTGCAGTTCTTCGTGATCCTCGCGGCCCTGATCCCGATCGCCGCGCTCGGCCTGAAGCGCGTCGGCGGCTGGGACGGCCTGACCCACTCGCTCCACACGACGCACGGCAGTGACTTCACCACCGCCTGGGGCGGTACGGGCATCGGCCATGTGAACCCGCTGGGCGCGAACTGGCTGACCATCGTCCTCGGCCTCGGCTTCGTCCTCTCCTTCGGCTACTGGACGACGAACTTCGCCGAGGTGCAGCGCGCGCTCTCGGCGAAGAACCTGTCGGCAGCCCAGCGCACCCCGCTCATCGCGGCGTTCCCCAAGATCTTCATCGTCTTCCTGGTGATGATCCCGGGCCTGGTGGCGGCGGTCCTGGTGCCCAGGATCGGTACGAGCGGCTCGAACCTCCAGTACAACGACGCGGTCCCGTACCTGATGCAGGAACTGCTGCCGAACGGCGTGCTGGGCATCGCGGTGACGGGGCTCCTGGCCGCCTTCATGGCGGGCATGGCGGCCAACGTCTCGTCGTTCAACACGGTGTTCACGTCGGACATCTGGCGGCGGTACGTCGTGACCGACCGGGAGGACTCCTACTACGTCCGCTTCGGCCGCCTGATCACGGTGATCGGCGTCCTGGCGTCGATCGGCACGGCCTTCCTGGCGTCGTCCTTCTCCAACATCATGGCCTACCTGCAGACCCTCTTCTCCTTCTTCAACGTGCCGATGTTCGTGGCCTTCATCGTCGGCATGTTCTGGAAGCGCGCGTCGGCGAAGTCGGGATTCTGGGGACTGCTGGCAGGCACGACGGCCGCGATGGTCAACTACTTCGTCATCTACAAGCAGGGGATCATCGCCATCCCCTCCGACCAGGGAGCCAACTTCGTCTCGGCGATCGCGGGCTTCGTGGCCGGCGCGGTGGTGATGGTCGCGGTCTCCCTCTTCACGGCCCCCAAACCGGCGGAGGACCTCCAGGGCCTGGTCTACGGCACCGTCTCCCCCGGCATGGCCGAGCCGCCCGCCGTGGGTGACGACGCGTGGTACCGCAGGCCGGCACTGCTGGGCTGGGGCGCGCTGATCCTGGCGGCGGCCTGCTACATCCCGTTCTCGTTCTGA